A region from the Arvicola amphibius chromosome 12, mArvAmp1.2, whole genome shotgun sequence genome encodes:
- the Klk4 gene encoding kallikrein-4 has translation MMVTARTPWGWFLGHLILGVTGSLASSASGRIIQGQDCRPHSQPWQAALFSEDNLFFCSGVLVHPQWVLSAAHCIQDSYTVGLGLHSLEGSQEPGSRMLEAHLSIQHPNYNDPPYANDLMLIKLNESVMETNTIRRIPVASQCPTPGDTCLVSGWGRLRNGRLPSLLQCVNLSVVSEETCQQLYDPVYHLSMFCAGGGQDRKDSCNGDSGGPIVCNRSLQGLVSMGQGECGQPGIPSVYTNLCKFTNWIQTTIQTNYGLTTPPT, from the exons ATGATGGTCACTGCAAGAACCCCCTGGGGTTGGTTCCTGGGGCATCTCATCCTTGGGGTCACAg GATCCTTAGCTTCAAGTGCCAGCGGTCGGATCATACAAGGCCAGGACTGCCGTCCACACTCACAACCCTGGCAGGCGGCACTGTTCTCAGAAgacaatttatttttctgctctggAGTCCTGGTGCATCCGCAGTGGGTGCTGTCAGCAGCACACTGCATACAGGA TTCGTACACCGTGGGACTGGGCCTGCACAGCCTGGAAGGCTCCCAAGAGCCTGGCAGCCGGATGTTAGAGGCCCACCTCTCCATCCAGCACCCGAACTACAACGACCCTCCTTATGCCAACGATCTCATGCTCATCAAGCTAAACGAATCAGTGATGGAGACTAACACCATCAGGCGCATCCCTGTGGCGTCCCAGTGCCCCACCCCTGGGGATACCTGCCTAGTCTCTGGCTGGGGTCGACTAAGGAACG GGAGACTGCCCAGCCTGCTGCAGTGTGTGAACCTGTCCGTCGTGTCAGAGGAGACCTGCCAGCAGCTCTATGACCCTGTGTACCACCTCAGCATGTTCTGCGCTGGAGGAGGGCAGGACCGAAAGGACTCGTGCAAT ggggACTCTGGCGGTCCCATTGTGTGCAACAGATCCCTGCAAGGGCTCGTGTCTATGGGGCAAGGAGAATGTGGACAGCCTGGCATACCAAGTGTCTACACCAATCTCTGCAAATTCACTAACTGGATCCAGACCACCATTCAAACCAACTACGGACTGACCACACCGCCCACATGA